Genomic window (Jeotgalibacillus haloalkalitolerans):
CGCGTTCATGCACTTGCTGACCAGATTATTGCAGATGACACGACTGAAAACGCTGAGCTTGAAGTGGATATTCACGGGCGTTATATGATCCGCGTTGCTGCTTCAATGGCTTATAATAACGGCGATATTTTTATCGTAATGGTTGAAAACAACGGTACGATTCCGAATCTGCCGGATGATGCAATGGTAGAAGTCCCTGCCATGATGACCAGCCGTGGACCAAAACCTTTTGCTGTAGGACATATCGATACGTTCTATAAAGGGCTTATTGAAGGACAGCTGGCATATGAAAAGCTGGTTGTTGACGCTTATTTTGAAAACAGCTACGAAAAAGCACTTCAGGCACTCACACTGAACCGTACAGTTGTGGATGCACCGCGTGCCCGCAAAATTCTGGACGATATGATTGATGCAAATAAAGACTTCTGGCCTGAGTTGCACCGCAGTAAACAGCTTGTCACGAATGCCTAATTTAATGCCCGGGGAAACATCCCGGGCTTTCACTGGAAAAATAAGAAAGCGGTTACGTAAGGAGGAACAACTGTGAGTAATGTATTCGGAAGCCTGCAGAAGTTTGGGAAATCATTAATGGTACCTGTCGCGCTTTTACCGGCAGCGGGAATTCTGCTCGGTCTTGGTGCTGCATTAACAGGTCCGCTCGCGGACTCGTTAACATTTTTGCAAAACGATGCTGTCCAGACAGTCGGAGAGGGGATGTCTGCTGTCGGAATCAGTATCTTCAATAACCTTGCTGTCATCTTTGCAATTGGCGTTGCGATTGGATTAACAGGCGGCTCAGGGATTGCCGCACTCGCTGCATTGCTGGGTTATGTCATTATGAATCAGACCATCTCATTTGCGCTCGGCATTACACCTGAAATGGTTGAACAAAGCGGGGAGTACGGCATGGCAGTCGGAATTCCAACGCTTGAGACCGGCGTACTCGGCGGGATTGTCGTCGGACTGCTTGCCGTCTGGGTCTACAGAAAGTTCCATGAATTCAACCCGCCTGAAGTACTCGGATTCTTCGCGGGAGACCGCTCAGTCGGAATTGTCATGGTGTTCGCTTCAATTGTACTGGCATTTCTCATGATGCTGATCTGGCCGCCAATCCAGGGCGGGATCAACGCCGTGGCAAACGTCATCGCAAATGGCGTTACAAATCCTTTATACATCGGGCTTTACGGCTTTCTTGAGAGAGCTCTTATTCCAACAGGTCTTCACCACATCTGGTACGCACCGTTTCTATGGACGTCACTTGGTGGAACAGCTGAAGTGGCAGGAAGCACGGTCTCTGGTGACCAGTATATCTTCCTTGCACAGATTGCAGCCGGCGTTGAAGTAACGGCTGGACGTTTCATGGCAGGGAAATTCCCGATTATCATGTTCGGACTCCTGGGAGCAGCACTCGCCATGTACCGCCGCGCTGATAAAAAGAATCAGCCGGTCGTAAAAGGGATGCTGATCGCAGCAGCCGGAACAGCATTTTTAACAGGAATCACTGAACCGATTGAGTTCACTTTCCTATTTGTCGCACCGCTGCTATTCCTTTTCCACGCAGTGTTAGCCGGCGTATCATTCGCAGTCATGTATATGCTTGATGTCCACCTCGGATGGGCAGGCGGCTCGGGTCTGATTGACTTCATACTCGTCAATGCACTGCCGGGCACTGAAAACTGGTGGGTCAATCTGGTCGCAGGGGCAGTATTCTTTGTGATCTACTACTTCTCATTCTCATTTGCCATTAAAAAGTGGGACCTCGCTACACCAGGCCGCGGTGGTCAGGAAAACAAGCTTTACACGCGAAAAGACTTTAATGAGAAGAAAAAAGGCGGCAAGTCAAATCAATCAAAAGAAACCGCTGTTGCCATCATGGCAGCACTTGGCGGAGAAGAAAATCTGAAGCATGTTGATGCCTGCTTCACACGCCTTCGCGTCGAAGTAAAAGAAATAGATGCCATTGACGAAGACGAATTGAAAGCACTCGGCGCAGCCGGTGTCGTCAAAGTCGGAAAGAATATCCAGGCCATCTTCGGCGGACGGTCGGATCTTTATAAAAATGAAATCAATCGTTTGCTGAGTTCTTGATTCAGGAACGCCACTCTTTTTGGGAGTGGCGTTTTTGTATTTATTACCATATTGATACACTAACCTCCGTCCCGCTGTATCACTTACAAAACCACAAAAAACGCCGGGCATCATCACCCGGCATTTCTGCATCTATATTTATTTTAGGGGGAACATTAATGATCGTGCGCGGTACCTTTTTTAATTGCAATGACTGAGGTTGGTGCTGCATCAAAAGTTTGAATGACTTCTGTTTCTCCGTGTACAGGGTCAACCTGATTAAGTGTCATTGTTGCAGGATCTGTTATATAGACAATTCCTTCAACGAGAGCAAGTGCAGGACCTGGTTTTCCATGACCGTGACCTTCTGAAGGTGCAATCGGGTCGATTACTGCAGTTTCTGATTCAATTTCTCCTGTAGATAAATGAATCATAAATAGTGAACCGTTTTTCCCTATTACATAAGCGTGCTCTTCATCCATTGCCATGCTGCCAACATACTCGGTTCCAAGGTCTATGGTTTCGATTGTACGCTCCTTTAAATCAATCAGAGAGACGTGGGTATTTAAATTGGCATCTTTTTCGCTGCTGTAATTGCCGATCATATAATCTGAGGATGAGAGTCCTTTCAGAGAACCGACACGTGCGCCTTCATCAGGAAGTGCGAGTTCTGTTATGTCATTTTCAGCAGGATGATATAAGAGAACTTGTCCCTCACAGCCAAAAGCAACTGTTTCCGTTTCATCGGATCCGCCGGAAGCCTCTCCGTGAAGACCCGGACAGTTTGAGAAGGTACTTTCTTTTTCACCTTCAGTAGTGTAAATGGCAATCCCTTCAGGAAGTGGCTGCGGGTTTTCTTCAGGTGTGTAAGAAACGATATTACGTCCATCTGAAAGTGGGACTGCTACTCCGTGATGAGGTACAGTCTGAATGGTTGCGACTGGTACCGGGGCTTCCTCAGTCGTTAATGCTGTATCTTCATAAACGTTAATTTCGCCACTTCCGTCATCAAAGATAGCAGTACGGCCAGCGTGATTGACAAAGTGGGTGGGCTGGTCACCTTTTAGTTCGTATGATGAAAGCACAGGGTTTTCTATGTAATCATGCGCATGGTCCCCGTGAGCCTCTGACCATACACCGGAATCCAGCAGTTTTACAACGCCATTCTCACGGTCATTTACAAAAATATGTCGCTGATCCGGTGACAGGCTAAGAGCGGAAACGCTCAGGTCGAGAGTTTCAACAACTTCCTCGTGATCACTGTCCAAAATCCAGATGCCATTTTCATGTCCTACTGCTATACGTGCAGTGGTTTCATTGCCATGCGCATGCTCTTCATGGTCATCTTCATCATGAAGGTCGTGATCCTCCACCTCATGATCATTCTTCTCAGCTACAGTTTCATTGCTGTCAGTACTGTTTGTCTCCTGAGAGGTGTCAGCAGTATTACATGCAGCCAGTAAAAGAACGCCCAGCATAAGTGTCCAGATAAACAATGTGTATTTTGTCAAAAACTCCAGCTCCTTTTATGTAAATAGTAATCATTACGTTTTACATAGTATCTTTTCTTTAAATGTTATGCAAGAGAAAGATTAAAAATACTGCACTTATTTTCAGTCCTATTTCACTCTGACTTCACACGTCACTGCTACAATTTTCAAATGAGTCATGAAAAAGTGATCCATTTAAAAAAATTCTGCGTTAGTTAAGTAACAGGATTGTGAAATGAACGGGGTACGTGTGCCCGGGAAGGAGTGGTGAGGATGGAAGCGTTGAAGATGAGTGAGCGTGAAGTGAGTGAGAAGAAAGAAAAAAAACGTAGTGCTTCATTGTATCAGGCGGTCTGGAGGTGGCATTTTTATGCCGGGTTGATTTTTTCGCCGTTCTTATTAATTTTAGCTTTTAGTGGGGGTGTGTATTTATTTAAGCCGCAGATTGAAAATGTGCTGTATAAGGATCTCTATTTTGTTGAAGAGGGAGGAACTGCGCTTGCTGTGACTGCGCAAACTGCTGGTGTCCTTGAAAGTTATCCGGATGCAAGTGTAACATCGGTCAGTTTTTATGATGATCCTGCCCGTTCAACAGAAGTTGGCATTATACAAAATGGGGAGGCAGCTTCTGTCTATGTGAACCCTTATAATGGTGCCGTGCTGGGTGATATTCAGTCAGGGGAAAGGTTTACTGATATTTTTGTCAGTATTCATAGTGAACTGCTGGTCGGTGGAACGGCAGCTAATCTGCTTGTAGAGCTTGCGGCATGCTGGGCTGTAATTTTACTGATTACGGGTCTATATATCTGGTGGCCGAGAAACAGGTCTGCGATCTGGGGTACTGTGCTGCCAAGGATTCGGAGTAAAGGGAGAACGTTTTGGCGTGATATGCACGCTGTACCTGCGTTTTGGCTTTCTCTTGGTATTTTAATTCTGATCTTAACCGGGCTGCCATGGTCGGGTGTCATGGGGGAGCAGATTAATCGTCTGGCAACTTCCACGAATACGGGCTATCCAGCATTTGCACAGAGCTTTGGTGAAAAGCCTGAATCACAGGTGCTTGCAAAAGATGTGGCGTCTGATGTGCCGTGGGCTTCTGAAAATATGCCTGTGCCGTCATCAGTGGATAATGGATATGTTCCGATCTCAGTTGATGACGCTGTCAATGTTGCATCTCAGCAGAGTATCGCAAAGCCTTATACCATTTCGATGCCACAGGGGGAAACCGGTGTTTATACATTAGCAACTTCTCATTCAAACCCGTCTGATAGTGCTACTCTTCACGTGGATCAGTATACCGGTTCCATTTTAAGTGATGTGCGCTTTGCGGATTATGGCATCATGGCGCAGGGAATTACGCTCGGTATCGCGCTGCATGAAGGGCGACTGTTTGGACTTGCGAATCAGGTTCTTGGACTGATTGTCTGTATCGGCTTAATTTTCGTCATTATCAGCTCATACATCATGTGGAAAAAGCGTAAACCAAAAGGGCGTTCAGGCGCTCCGGCGAAGCCGAAGGATAAAAAAGTAACCCGGATCGTATTCTTCATCATGCTTGGGCTGGGCGTGCTCATGCCGCTTGTGGGCATTTCTATTATTGTGATTTACCTGCTTGACCGCTTTGTCATTCCCCGTATACAACCTTTGCGGAAGCAGCTGTTTGAAGGAGGGGAGCGTTGATGAATAAAAGAATAGGTGCGTTAACACTTGCGGGTGCAATTTTATTGAGCGGCTGTGCGGCAGGGAATCCGGAAGCAAGGCTGTCCGAGCCGCTGGAAACTTTTATTTACTTGCCTGAGGACATATCGGCAGACACACCTGAAACATTTACAGTGCATGTGACTGAAAATGGCGAACTGCTGGAAACTGCGGATGACATCACCTTCGAGGTATGGCAGGAAGCAGCGGAAGAATCTGAATGGATTGAGGCCGAGAGCAGTGAAGCAGGCGTTTATACGGCTGAAGCCACCTTTGAAAAAGAAGGGCTTTACTATATACAGGCACATGTAAGTTCAGACGGTGTATCCTCAATGCCTGTTAAAAGCTTTACAGTTGGAGAGTTGACTGAAGAAGAACAGGCAATTGTAGAGGAAGAGCCTGAGGAGCATGATGAAGGGCATCATCATTAAAATAGAAGTTGCAGGAGGGGCACATCGGGGACGGAGTTGAGTGGTTCATTTTAAAATGGCGCACTGAACTCTGTCCCCCGTGTGCCATTTTTGAAATCATTCCCATAATGATACAGCAACCTCCGTCCCCGCTGTATCATGGGTTACATCACCTCACTTCAGGGGTATATTAAGAGTATCCTGCTGGCGAAGAGAGGGAAAGCCATGTCTGAAACAATTGAAAGCTTAAAGCATGAAATCAATTTACTTAATCAGAAACTGGAACGCTATGAAAAATACATTAAAGAGCTTTCTGCGCCGATTATTCCATCGATCGTACCGCATACGATTCTGGTACCACTGACTGGCAGAATGACTGAAGAAAGACTCACACATATTATGGAGACGATTCTTTACCATTTGCAATATGGAGATGTCGAGAATGTCCTGATTGACTTATCAGGGACGACGATTAATGATGTCGACAAATCAGATTATCAGCTGATGGCTGCTAAAATGAGAGAGCTTATTGGTGCAATTAAGCTCATGGGTGCGCGTACGATTTTTGTGGGCTTTTCCCCGATGTTTGCACGGGAGATTGTTCTCTCTGGCGTGATCACAGACGGCAGAATTCAGTCATTTTCAACTTTCAGAAGTGCATTGCAGCATATTATGAAGGACAAAGGCTTTGAAATGAACCAACGTTAAAAGCAGACCCTTGTGATGGGGTCTGCTTTTTACATAAAATCACCAGATCGCTTCTACATACTCAGGGTGATCAATAAATGGATTGCGATTTCCCTGGTATGCATCAAAAATCACTTCATTCCGATTACGTTCAAACGCATCAACAGGGTCCTGTTCATGCCATTCCTTTAAAGTAGAGAGTTTGCCAAGGTAAGGACCGGCCACATCAACCTGATCAAGCACTTCAAGGTCTACTTCACCGGCGTCCCCCTCATAACGAACGGCCATGTAAAATACCATTCTTGCAATATCGCCTTTTACTTCATCACGCGGCTCCCATGAATCACTGTCATAGAAAGTGTCAGGTGCTTCAGGGTGGATTCTTCCCCCATTGTCAAAGTCGAGATTCTGCCTTGATGAATTTACTGTGACATCAGTTGGTCTCAGTGCATGCAGGTCAGTGCCGGTTCCCATGACCGTACCGAAATCACCTTTAGATTGCGGCCAGACATGCTCGCGGTTCCACTCATCAATCAGACCGCCATTATCATACTTTGAAATGGACTTGCCTGTATATAAAAGAAGAACGTTATTTGAATTGTTCGGATCCTCATCTGTATTACGTAGCGCTTCCCAGGCATTTGCGTAGGAAATCTCCTGATGATCGTCAATAATATTATGTAGTGCCTGCTTTAATGCAACGCCCGTTAAACCTTCCGCGTCAGCATAATAACCAGTTCCCGGTGTACCCGGATCTTCCGCTGCATCCCTGCTGATTGAAGTGACAGATTCAACACCCTCATGTGCAAAATAATCGTCCCGCGTTCCGTCAACTACAATATAATCGCCTAGATTTGAAGGGTTGCTCATCAAACCATACTCACTGCGGTAGCCGGCATCCAGCTTCACAAAAATCATTTCTGACATCTGCGTTTCAGACGGATCATCAGCTAACGCAAGCGCATAATCACTTGTGAAATTTGATTGCTGTACTGTTGAAGTCGATACCGGTACCCCAACAATATAACCGCCAACCGTCACATCAGTCCCATTTGGCTCATTCATCGCCTCATTGACAGACAGCGATGATGCCCCCGACACAACCGGCACCGCCAAAAGCAGCACAAGCGTAACCATTAATAAAACAGCTTTTTTCATCATGACACTCCTCTAAAATAGATTGCCCTTAGGCAACACTATCTTTCGTAAAAGCAGTCACAATCCCTTTAATAAATTTGCTCATTTAGATAAATAAACAAATAAACATGTATTAATGTTTTTAATTGCAAAATTCATAGGAAATGTTGAATGAAAAAGAACCGGTCAATTGCACCGGTTCCTGAGTATGTATTACCACCAGTCCACAAACACAACCGCCAGAATAAATGCGCCTGCCAAAGCAAAATCAGTATAAGCCCCGGTTTTTGTTGCCTCAGACCTTAATCTTTCAAATCCGGTTAATATAAAGATCAAACTGATCGCTAAAATTAAATAATAGATTGGAAATAAAACATGACCTGTAAAAGCCGTGTATAGCGCAATCACACTTGCAGCCACGGCAAGCACCAGCCTGATAACCTTTAAAACAACCATCATGGGTCCCCCGAAAAATATAGTTGGAAAAATCTGATAGATTCAGTGTAGCACAACGCCTTTTCAAGAAACAGGTCAAGAAGTCATTCTTTTACAATGTCGATCAAATAAAAACCCCGGAGGACCGGGGTTTTTATTACATAAGTAAAATTAAACTTGAAGCCATCACAATCATACCGGCAACCATCCCATACATCGCATGGTGCGCCTTGCCATATTCACGCGCTGCAGGAAGGAGACCATCCAGCGAAATGAATACCATGATGCCGCCGACAGCAGCAAATACGAGTCCAAACATTGTATCCGTCAAAAATGGCATTAAGATCAGGAATCCAATTAATGCACCGGCAGGCTCTGCAAGTCCTGATAAGAAAGACAGCTTAAACGCTTTTCGGCGTGAACCCGTTGCATAATAAATTGGCACAGAAACCGCAATCCCCTCAGGTATATTATGCAAGGCAATAGCGATTGCAATCGCAATCCCGACAGCAGGATCATCCAGCGCTGAAATAAAAGTTGCCAGTCCTTCAGGGAAGTTGTGTATCGCAATGGCAAGTGCCATAAACACACCCATTTTTCTCAACCGCAATGCGGCACTTTGACTGAGGGTTGCTTTTTTTGTAGCCTTCGCAGCAACCGTCTCCCCGCCTTCAGGGTCCTGAGCCGACTCAACAAACTTAGATTCATGCGGATTTCCGACAGTAGGAATCAACTTATCAATCAGTCCAATTAACACCATACCCGCAAAAAACGCAATCACCGTAAACAACGTTCCGGTTTGGTCCCCGTGCCCTGCAGTCAGTTCATCCAGCGCTTTAGGAAAAATTTCAATAAACGAAACATAAATCATGACCCCAGCTGAAAAACCAAGTGTGACAGACAGAAAAGCTGTATTCGTCCGCTTTGCAAAAAAAGCAAACATACTTCCCACGCCAGTCGCCAGCCCCGCAAACAATGTTAATAAAAACGCAAATAAAACTGCTCCGTCCATCCTGCATTCTCCTTTAGATTAAAATGATTCTAATGCTACTATATGATAAAAGTTTGTTGAGTGCAACTTTTTTGTGAGTGTGTAATAAAGATTGCTTTGACTAAAAGCGATACGGGGGGACGGAGGTTGCTGTATCAGAATGGAATATTCAGGGGAAGTGATACATGAACCTCCGTCCCCCTGTATCAAAAAGTAAACTGACTATTCAAATAAACTTCTTAAAATGGTATCATTTACCTGTGTAAAAATGATGATTTGATGGGGGATATGATGCAGAAAATTGGAAAGTGGCTTCAGAAAATAGGAGGCGTCATCGCAGGCGCGCTCATTCCGTTACTACCGATGTGGACGGAGGTAAATTTGCAGATAATTATACAATATGAGCTTCTCGCACTGCTGGTCATATTATTAGGGTCAGTCTATGTTAAAGAGCAGGGATGGGAAATCACGGCGCTCCTGATCGGCGCAGTGGGGATGGCGAGTTATGTATATATCAGTAATGAATTCTGGATTTTAATTGCAACGCTAATTTCTGGTGCTGCAGTTGGTGGAATCGCCTATTTAACCAAACCTAAAGAAAACAGCAATTCTGCAGAGGGGCAATTGCATACAGAATGATCTCCAGATATGCATCATCAGGGTCATTCATTTAAAATAAGGAAAAGACCATAAAGGAGTGTTCGTATGCAGGAGTTGCCAGTCATTGTTGCCATGTGCGGCAGTCTCAGAAAAGACTCGCTGAACCGCAAGCTGATGAACGAAATCATCCGCCAGTCTGAAGGAAAGTGGCATGTGAAGGAAGCAGAAATAGGAGAGCTGCCCTTATTCAATGAAGATATTGAAGCGGAAGGGGACCCGGAGTCAGTACGATCTTTCCGCAAAAAGCTGAATGAAGCTGATGGGGTGCTGATCGTCACACCTGAATATAATGCAGGCATACCAGGCGGACTGAAAAACGCACTTGACTGGGCGTCGCGCTCACCGAAAGAATTCTCCATCAAAAATCTGCCGGTCGCTATTGCCGGTGCGTCAAATGGGAATGTGGGAACCGCACTATCACAAATGCAGGTGCGCCAAATTCTCACAAACATGAACGCAAATATCATGACCAACCCGAAAATCATTGCAAGCCGCTACCAGACAAAAATTGTTCCGGAATCCGGCCGCCTGACAGATGAGGGGACAGAAAAGCAGATTGATAAGTTTATTGAGAGTTTTACGAGGTTTGTGGCTGTTTTTGGGAAGTGAAACACTGGGGACGGAGGTAAGTGTATCTATTATGCAGGAATTCCCATAATGATACACAAACCTCCGTCCCCCTGTATCACCATGCACATTCCCAGCCAAAAACCAGTTTTCCAAAACAAAAATCCGGGTATAGAAAAAGCAGTCAACGGTTTGTGAACCATGACAACATCACCTTTATGCTAGTTTGGCTCCCCATTGTCCATTGGGGGGCATTTTTTGTGAAAAAAGAAGAAATATTATCCATTCTCCTCCTATTGACAAAGTGTTCCAACAGGAGTATTTTAGCGTCAATAAGGTGGAATCGAGGCGCTATGATGAAGTTGAAAAGGGTTCAGCTGACACCGCCGCAGTTTCTTATGGCGGGATTTGGAATTACGATTCTGATAGGCACTCTTTTATTGAAGATGCCAGCGTCAACGTATGATGGCATTTCGTGGCTGAATGCCTTATTTACCGCTACATCTGCCACTACTGTAACTGGTCTTGCGGTTGTAGACACCGGAACAGTTTTTACGCTTTTTGGAGAAGCGGTGATTATGATTTTGATTCAGGTTGGCGGGCTTGGATTTATGACTTTCGCTGTGCTGGTTATTCTTTTTTTAAGAAAGAAGATTACGCTGAAAGAGAGATTGCTGATTCAGGAAGCGCTCAGTCAGACGTCAATCGGAGGCGTAGTCCGGCTTGTATTATCTCTATTCATTTTTTCACTTGTGATCGAACTGATTGGAATGGTCCTGCTTGCGACGGTATGGGTGCCGGAGTACGGCTGGACGGAAGGGCTTCATGTCAGTTTATTTCATTCAGTTTCTGCATTTAATAACGCCGGTTTTTCATTATGGTCGGATAATATGATGGGATACGTTGGTGATCCGGTTATTAATCTGGTAATTACCGGTTTATTTATACTGGGAGGGATTGGCTTTACGGTTTTGGTAGATGTCTATCATAAGCCGCAGTTTAAAAAGCTGACATTGCATTCGAAGCTGATGATTGTCGGTACACTGGTCATTAATACGGTTGCGTTGTTATTTATCTTTTTCTCGGAATACAGTAACCCCGGTACAATTGGTGATATGTCATTGATTGATAAGCTCTGGGCTTCATATTTTCAGGGTGTCACAACAAGGACTGCCGGCTTTAACTCAATTGATATTGGAAGTATGGAAGAATCGTCTGTTTTATTCATGATGGCACTGATGTTCATCGGTGCTGGAAGTGGTTCAACCGGGAGTGGAATTAAGCTGACGACTGCGATTATTATTATGCTGACGTTTATTACGTATCTGCAGAATAAAAGTGAGGTTGCGGTGTTTGGACGCACGATTAAGAATAATATTGTGATGAGAGCTTTTGCGATCACCTTTGCGGGCTTTATCACAGTTTTTATCTGTCTGCTTGGACTGACGCTGACTGATCCGCAATTGCCATTTTTGGAAGTCGCATTTGAAGTGTTTTCGGCTTTTGGTACGGTTGGGCTTTCAATGGGGCTCACAGCTGATTTGAGTGTGCCAGGTAAGTTGATCATTATCATACTGATGTTTTTGGGAAGGGTGGGGCCGATCACGCTTGCATTTTCATTAGCTGCGATTAAGCCGGATAAGGTCCGTTATGCAAAAGAAGACGTTTATACAGGTTAAAAGCACAAGAGACTGAACCCGGTCCCTTGTGCTTTTTAAATGGCTTTAGTTTTTGGTTGCCCCAATGAGGCGGCAGGGAATGTCACTGTAATCGTTGTACCCCAGTTGATTTTACTGTTTACTTTAATGTCACCGTCGTGATCCTTAATCAGTTTGAAGCAGACGGCCATGCCGATACCGGTTCCTTTTTCTTTTGTGGTATAGTATGGCTCGCCGATTCTTGATAGGCGGGATTTGGCGATGCCTTTTCCGTTGTCGATGATGCGGATTCGGATCTGTCCGTCCGGGCTGTCGACTTTGATTTTGATTTTACTTTCAGGCACAGTTGCTTCCAGACTGTTTTTCAGAAAGTTGATCATAATCTGTTTAAAGTGTGATTTTTGAATATGAATTAATCCGTTTGATGTTAACAGGTTTTGAATCGAGATAAATTTGTTTTCACGGATTGCTACGGATTGATAGAGAAAGTGTATATTCTCAAGTTCCTCCGCTACATTAATAATTTCTTTGTGACCGTTCTCCGGGCTTTCTGTGCCTGGCCGTGCAAGCAGCAGAAGCTCTTTTAATACTTCGACGATCCGGTCAATTTCTTCTAAAATAATATTTTCGAGTTTTGGATCATCTGTTTTTTCTTTTGCCAGCTGTATGAGTCCTCTTACCGTTGTGAGCGGGTTTCGGATTTCATGGGCAATACTGGCTGCCAGTTCGCCGACGACTTTGGATTTTTCAGAGTCAAGCAGCAGCTTTTCGTTGTTCTTTTGTTCAGTAAAGTCGACGCCGATAAAAAGGGTATATACTTCACGGCTGTCGAGCTCAAGCGCTTCAAAGCTCCATTTTATATAGCGTATCTCACCAGAGCGGGTCAGCATTCTGTCCTGTTTGGGATTCAGCTCGCGTATGGCCATCAGTGCTGAGAGATCCTGATGTGTCAGCTGTTCTTTTGAGACTGAGAGCAGTCTGCAGATTGAATCATTCAGCCGGATGATCCGGTTATTCTGGTCAATGACCGCCAGATAGTTTGGATTGATATCCATAATCTTTTCAAGCAGTGTGCGCTGGCGGGCAAGATGATCGTTTGCCTGAATCAGCATGCCGGACTGCATCCGCACGTAGCTCAGAAACAGTAAAATCGCAATAATGATCGAGTTGAAGCTTGAAAAATATAATGGGAGCGGACTGAATGCGCTCAGCACCCCATTTAAAAAGATAAAGATTGCACCAATACTGATATGCAGATAAAAGATTTTGAGCGTCCGGGTTCGAATCCCACTGGCTGCTATAGCAAAAAGAATTGTATTGGTAATGACTAGCAGCGTATTGATCATAAATGTGACATTCAGTGCTCCGTACAGCGGCATCAGGTGTTCAGGGGAATACATCCCGTCCTGTACAAATTCGTAGCCGTCAATACCGGCATTTGTGAAGTTAATCAAATAGACAATGGTGCTGATGACCATTAATATGACAAACCATTTCATCTTAAAGACTTTCCTGAAGGCTGCGAGTTCAGGACTCTGTTTGACCATAATGACGCCAAGGATGTACATGACCGGCATCAGAAAAATCGGTCCGGATCTGAAGAACCTGAATAACCAGTCGATGACGTTTAATGAAAAGACGTCCTGGCTGTATAAAACGGCAATTCCCATCTGCCAGAGCGAGATTAGGAAAAGAAAGATTGAAAATGATTTTGTATTGACTGATCTTGAGTAAAAAAGTAAAGAAACTGCTAAAAATAACGGTATGCTGGCTAATGCCATTAATAAAAAGAACGCCATGGAAGGGTCTTCCTTTCCCTTATTCAATGCGTGGAAGATTAGATAGCTCCACACCTTTAATGTCTAATTTTAGCAAATTGTTACGCGTTTGCACACAGCGAATGTCCTTTGCTTTTATAAATCTTTTGTGAAAACAAAAAAGAGAGCCAATTTCGGGCCCTCAACACAGCTTAATTACTTTTTGCAG
Coding sequences:
- a CDS encoding PTS transporter subunit EIIC translates to MSNVFGSLQKFGKSLMVPVALLPAAGILLGLGAALTGPLADSLTFLQNDAVQTVGEGMSAVGISIFNNLAVIFAIGVAIGLTGGSGIAALAALLGYVIMNQTISFALGITPEMVEQSGEYGMAVGIPTLETGVLGGIVVGLLAVWVYRKFHEFNPPEVLGFFAGDRSVGIVMVFASIVLAFLMMLIWPPIQGGINAVANVIANGVTNPLYIGLYGFLERALIPTGLHHIWYAPFLWTSLGGTAEVAGSTVSGDQYIFLAQIAAGVEVTAGRFMAGKFPIIMFGLLGAALAMYRRADKKNQPVVKGMLIAAAGTAFLTGITEPIEFTFLFVAPLLFLFHAVLAGVSFAVMYMLDVHLGWAGGSGLIDFILVNALPGTENWWVNLVAGAVFFVIYYFSFSFAIKKWDLATPGRGGQENKLYTRKDFNEKKKGGKSNQSKETAVAIMAALGGEENLKHVDACFTRLRVEVKEIDAIDEDELKALGAAGVVKVGKNIQAIFGGRSDLYKNEINRLLSS
- the zupT gene encoding zinc transporter ZupT translates to MDGAVLFAFLLTLFAGLATGVGSMFAFFAKRTNTAFLSVTLGFSAGVMIYVSFIEIFPKALDELTAGHGDQTGTLFTVIAFFAGMVLIGLIDKLIPTVGNPHESKFVESAQDPEGGETVAAKATKKATLSQSAALRLRKMGVFMALAIAIHNFPEGLATFISALDDPAVGIAIAIAIALHNIPEGIAVSVPIYYATGSRRKAFKLSFLSGLAEPAGALIGFLILMPFLTDTMFGLVFAAVGGIMVFISLDGLLPAAREYGKAHHAMYGMVAGMIVMASSLILLM
- a CDS encoding PepSY-associated TM helix domain-containing protein, producing MEALKMSEREVSEKKEKKRSASLYQAVWRWHFYAGLIFSPFLLILAFSGGVYLFKPQIENVLYKDLYFVEEGGTALAVTAQTAGVLESYPDASVTSVSFYDDPARSTEVGIIQNGEAASVYVNPYNGAVLGDIQSGERFTDIFVSIHSELLVGGTAANLLVELAACWAVILLITGLYIWWPRNRSAIWGTVLPRIRSKGRTFWRDMHAVPAFWLSLGILILILTGLPWSGVMGEQINRLATSTNTGYPAFAQSFGEKPESQVLAKDVASDVPWASENMPVPSSVDNGYVPISVDDAVNVASQQSIAKPYTISMPQGETGVYTLATSHSNPSDSATLHVDQYTGSILSDVRFADYGIMAQGITLGIALHEGRLFGLANQVLGLIVCIGLIFVIISSYIMWKKRKPKGRSGAPAKPKDKKVTRIVFFIMLGLGVLMPLVGISIIVIYLLDRFVIPRIQPLRKQLFEGGER
- a CDS encoding STAS domain-containing protein; amino-acid sequence: MSETIESLKHEINLLNQKLERYEKYIKELSAPIIPSIVPHTILVPLTGRMTEERLTHIMETILYHLQYGDVENVLIDLSGTTINDVDKSDYQLMAAKMRELIGAIKLMGARTIFVGFSPMFAREIVLSGVITDGRIQSFSTFRSALQHIMKDKGFEMNQR
- a CDS encoding FixH family protein, whose amino-acid sequence is MNKRIGALTLAGAILLSGCAAGNPEARLSEPLETFIYLPEDISADTPETFTVHVTENGELLETADDITFEVWQEAAEESEWIEAESSEAGVYTAEATFEKEGLYYIQAHVSSDGVSSMPVKSFTVGELTEEEQAIVEEEPEEHDEGHHH
- a CDS encoding endonuclease gives rise to the protein MKKAVLLMVTLVLLLAVPVVSGASSLSVNEAMNEPNGTDVTVGGYIVGVPVSTSTVQQSNFTSDYALALADDPSETQMSEMIFVKLDAGYRSEYGLMSNPSNLGDYIVVDGTRDDYFAHEGVESVTSISRDAAEDPGTPGTGYYADAEGLTGVALKQALHNIIDDHQEISYANAWEALRNTDEDPNNSNNVLLLYTGKSISKYDNGGLIDEWNREHVWPQSKGDFGTVMGTGTDLHALRPTDVTVNSSRQNLDFDNGGRIHPEAPDTFYDSDSWEPRDEVKGDIARMVFYMAVRYEGDAGEVDLEVLDQVDVAGPYLGKLSTLKEWHEQDPVDAFERNRNEVIFDAYQGNRNPFIDHPEYVEAIW